One Lycium barbarum isolate Lr01 chromosome 5, ASM1917538v2, whole genome shotgun sequence genomic window carries:
- the LOC132640616 gene encoding probable protein S-acyltransferase 12 isoform X2 yields the protein MDLNPFKLCSGLKVLGYFMILIVFAIVALSYYAVVVLTWGPHLLDGGFTSFLSFVIIITFHILLVLLMWSYIKVVIQDPGSVPENWKLVSEQNIEEGNSVALSDYASIENPTSTLSTDQIERRQSQSRGYCSKCHNGKPPRCHHCSVCQRCVLKMDHHCIWVVNCVGARNYKFFLLFVMYTFLTTTLDTLVLLPSFIKFFRQAMNHSLSPGNIAVIFLVFVLNLAFSLSVLCFVIMHASLLSSNTTSVEVYEKKKTMQWKYDLGWKRNFEQVFGANKALWFFPLFSKKDLENIPALHGLEFPTRSDAEE from the exons ATGGATCTCAATCCTTTTAAGTTATGCTCTGGACTTAAAGTCCTTGGCTATTTCATGATCCTTATCGTTTTTGCTATTGTTGCGCTTTCGTACTATGCCGTTGTTGTTCTTACCTGGGGTCCTCATCTCCTTGATGGTGGCTTCACCTCATTCTTATCGTTTGTCATTATTATCACCTTTCATATCCTT CTTGTATTGCTAATGTGGAGCTATATTAAGGTAGTAATTCAGGACCCTGGTTCTGTCCCAGAAAACTGGAAACTAGTATCAGAGCAGAACATAGAGGAGGGTAACTCAGTTGCTTTGTCTGATTATGCATCAATCGAGAACCCTACTTCAACATTATCAACTGACCAGATAGAAAGAAGACAGTCACAGTCTAGAGGATATTGCAGTAAATGCCACAATGGCAAGCCACCACGTTGTCATCATTGTTCTGTTT GTCAAAGATGTGTTCTTAAGATGGATCACCACTGCATATGGGTTGTCAATTGTGTTGGGGCTCGCAACTACAAGTTTTTTCTCCTCTTTGTG ATGTACACATTTTTGACAACAACATTGGACACTCTTGTACTGCTGCCCAGTTTTATAAAATTCTTTCGGCAAGCCATGAATCATTCATTATCCCCTGGCAATATTGCAGTCATTTTTCTAGTCTTTG TTCTCAATCTAGCATTTTCACTCAGTGTTCTATGTTTTGTAATTATGCATGCATCTCTTCTCTCAAGCAACACCACTTCGGTGGAG GTTTATGAGAAGAAAAAAACTATGCAGTGGAAGTATGACCTGGGCTGGAAAAGGAATTTTGAACAG GTTTTTGGAGCAAATAAAGCATTATGGTTTTTTCCATTGTTCTCAAAGAAAGATTTGGAGAACATACCGGCACTACATGGACTGGAATTCCCGACACGTTCAGATGCTGAAGAATGA
- the LOC132640616 gene encoding probable protein S-acyltransferase 12 isoform X1 encodes MNLMKDFVCLSYMEEVNQDNFFLNLSTKTNLRGNSIKGVQIEGYTSEHLPLSGVRHYLPTSCKRKLVLLMWSYIKVVIQDPGSVPENWKLVSEQNIEEGNSVALSDYASIENPTSTLSTDQIERRQSQSRGYCSKCHNGKPPRCHHCSVCQRCVLKMDHHCIWVVNCVGARNYKFFLLFVMYTFLTTTLDTLVLLPSFIKFFRQAMNHSLSPGNIAVIFLVFVLNLAFSLSVLCFVIMHASLLSSNTTSVEVYEKKKTMQWKYDLGWKRNFEQVFGANKALWFFPLFSKKDLENIPALHGLEFPTRSDAEE; translated from the exons ATGAATCTCATGAAAGACTTTGTCTGTTTGTCATATATGGAAGAAGTCAATCAAGAcaatttttttcttaatttgtCAACCAAGACAAATTTGAGAGGTAATTCCATCAAAGGAGTACAGATTGAAGGATATACTTCAGAACATTTACCTTTGAGTGGAGTCAGGCATTATCTTCCTACAAGCTGTAAACGAAAG CTTGTATTGCTAATGTGGAGCTATATTAAGGTAGTAATTCAGGACCCTGGTTCTGTCCCAGAAAACTGGAAACTAGTATCAGAGCAGAACATAGAGGAGGGTAACTCAGTTGCTTTGTCTGATTATGCATCAATCGAGAACCCTACTTCAACATTATCAACTGACCAGATAGAAAGAAGACAGTCACAGTCTAGAGGATATTGCAGTAAATGCCACAATGGCAAGCCACCACGTTGTCATCATTGTTCTGTTT GTCAAAGATGTGTTCTTAAGATGGATCACCACTGCATATGGGTTGTCAATTGTGTTGGGGCTCGCAACTACAAGTTTTTTCTCCTCTTTGTG ATGTACACATTTTTGACAACAACATTGGACACTCTTGTACTGCTGCCCAGTTTTATAAAATTCTTTCGGCAAGCCATGAATCATTCATTATCCCCTGGCAATATTGCAGTCATTTTTCTAGTCTTTG TTCTCAATCTAGCATTTTCACTCAGTGTTCTATGTTTTGTAATTATGCATGCATCTCTTCTCTCAAGCAACACCACTTCGGTGGAG GTTTATGAGAAGAAAAAAACTATGCAGTGGAAGTATGACCTGGGCTGGAAAAGGAATTTTGAACAG GTTTTTGGAGCAAATAAAGCATTATGGTTTTTTCCATTGTTCTCAAAGAAAGATTTGGAGAACATACCGGCACTACATGGACTGGAATTCCCGACACGTTCAGATGCTGAAGAATGA
- the LOC132640616 gene encoding probable protein S-acyltransferase 12 isoform X3, with translation MNLMKDFVCLSYMEEVNQDNFFLNLSTKTNLRGNSIKGVQIEGYTSEHLPLSGVRHYLPTSCKRKLVLLMWSYIKVVIQDPGSVPENWKLVSEQNIEEGNSVALSDYASIENPTSTLSTDQIERRQSQSRGYCSKCHNGKPPRCHHCSVCQRCVLKMDHHCIWVVNCVGARNYKFFLLFVMYTFLTTTLDTLVLLPSFIKFFRQAMNHSLSPGNIAVIFLVFVLNLAFSLSVLCFVIMHASLLSSNTTSVEVYEKKKTMQWKYDLGWKRNFEQELTGVTGRGKLK, from the exons ATGAATCTCATGAAAGACTTTGTCTGTTTGTCATATATGGAAGAAGTCAATCAAGAcaatttttttcttaatttgtCAACCAAGACAAATTTGAGAGGTAATTCCATCAAAGGAGTACAGATTGAAGGATATACTTCAGAACATTTACCTTTGAGTGGAGTCAGGCATTATCTTCCTACAAGCTGTAAACGAAAG CTTGTATTGCTAATGTGGAGCTATATTAAGGTAGTAATTCAGGACCCTGGTTCTGTCCCAGAAAACTGGAAACTAGTATCAGAGCAGAACATAGAGGAGGGTAACTCAGTTGCTTTGTCTGATTATGCATCAATCGAGAACCCTACTTCAACATTATCAACTGACCAGATAGAAAGAAGACAGTCACAGTCTAGAGGATATTGCAGTAAATGCCACAATGGCAAGCCACCACGTTGTCATCATTGTTCTGTTT GTCAAAGATGTGTTCTTAAGATGGATCACCACTGCATATGGGTTGTCAATTGTGTTGGGGCTCGCAACTACAAGTTTTTTCTCCTCTTTGTG ATGTACACATTTTTGACAACAACATTGGACACTCTTGTACTGCTGCCCAGTTTTATAAAATTCTTTCGGCAAGCCATGAATCATTCATTATCCCCTGGCAATATTGCAGTCATTTTTCTAGTCTTTG TTCTCAATCTAGCATTTTCACTCAGTGTTCTATGTTTTGTAATTATGCATGCATCTCTTCTCTCAAGCAACACCACTTCGGTGGAG GTTTATGAGAAGAAAAAAACTATGCAGTGGAAGTATGACCTGGGCTGGAAAAGGAATTTTGAACAG GAATTAACGGGGGTGACCGGAAGGGGGAAGCTTAAATAA